The genomic interval ACGGGTCGCGCGAATACCTCGCCGCGCACGGCACACCGGCCGACCTTGTCGAACTCGCCACGCATCGGCTCGTCTACTTCATCGACTCGATGCTGATGGTTGACGACCTTGACGCGCCCAGGCGACTCGTCCCGACAATGCGCGATTCACTCACGTCCACGAATGTCTTCGTCCACGTCGAAGCCACGCGGGCCGGAGCCGGAATCGGTCTGCTGCCCTGCTTCGTAGCCGACCGTCATCCCGACTTGGTGCGTGTGCTGCCAGACGAGATCGCAGAGCGACTCAGCTACTGGATGGTGGTTCGGCGCGAATCGCTCGATCGCCCGGCAGTCGCCGCCGTGATACAGGCGGTCAGGCGCCGCGTGGCCGAGATGGAACCCGAGCTCTTGGGCCGACGGGATCTGCGACCGACGTCATGAAGTATCGGCGCGTCGGGGTCGGGTTGTGCGCGGAACGTCGACTCGTGGAATCGACCAGACTCGGCTCATGATGTTCACACGCATGCGGATCGGGGCGGTGATCCGGGTGCCGCCGCTCGCGGATGTCTGGGACTTCCTGAGCGAACCGGCGTTCACCCAATGCCGCGGGCACCATCCCGATACTCGTACCCGAGGAAGCCGAGTGCCCGCGGGAGCGTGACCGCGACAATCGGGTGAAGGTCCGCCGGATCGCGTCGACCGTGCTATCGGCTAGACAGTGACGGGGACATCCGCGCCCACGCGGACATCCGCCTCATCCCGCGTCGTGCCCACAAGCCGTGCCGTGTCCGACACTGCGGCGGTGAGCAGGGCGACGAGTCGTTCGTCAGGGTCCACGCCGCAGGCTCGCGCGATCCCATCCACGGCGCCGGTCACGATATCGCGGCACTGCCGCACAGTCATGCCCGGGCGGCCCGGACCGACTTTCTTCATGAACCGGATGGCCCAGGCATCGGCGGCGGGCGCTGCGCGAAGGGCGGCCTCGGCCAGTTCCCACGACTCGTCGGCGAGCTCGTCGTCCCGTTCCGCGAGGACGATCATGGCCACATGCACCCCCACCGCCAGGGACCATTGGCGCTCCTCCGCGGCGATTGGCAGGGCGGCGCTGGCAGCTCGCACGGCAAGCATGACGTCGAGCAGCGGGTCGTCGCTCGTCAGACCGATCACTGACGGGATGAGCGGCGTGAGCCTCGCTCGGCCGGCTTCGCTCGTCAGGTCGTTCACCATCCGTGCGAGATGCGCGAGCGTGCCGTGCGTACATGCAGGATGGTCGCTCCAACGCTCCCCCGCGAGGTACGACGCGAATTCCATGAAGCAGGCTCCGCGCCGTGGCGAGCGGTGCCTGCCCGGGGAGAGAATCGGCATAACATCCGGGTGAGCCATCCAGTCGCGCATGTGATCTCCCTTCTCCTTCCACTGTGCGCCTACCCCATCCGCTATTCAAGTACCTCGGCCGGATGTCCGTAGCCAAGGGTCTGTCGGGATCATGCGCTTGGCTCGCGATCACCCTCGTGCGAGACGTGATCCTCTCGCTGACGGAATGAGCTACACCATGATCCCGGGTGAGGCGCTGGCGGCACGAAGGATCCCTCTCCTCGCCGGGCCCGACTCGGGCACCATCGGGCGCGCTCGACCAGGATGCTGATGTGCCCGTGAGGGAAGGTTTGGGATGGAGGTCGAGATAGCACGACTCTGAATCCCTGTCGTGTCGGGGTGCCGTAGCTGGCTGGTGCATGATTGCTCTGTGTCTCAGGCGACGTTGCAGACCGACAGGATCCGACTGGTCCCCCTGGGTGATGAGCATTTGGAACTCGAGGTGGAGTTGGACTCCGACCCAGAGGTGATGCGCTACCTGACCGGCGACGCTCGCACTCGCGCCCAGGTTGAAAAGGCTCACGGACTCCGGCTCGCGACCGCAGAGGCCGTCTCGGGGCTCGGCTTCTGGGTCGGGTTCGTCGAAGACGAGTTCGTCGGTTGGTGGCTGTTGCAGCCTGCCGGTTGGGGAGAGGAGACTCTCCTCCCGGGCCAGGCAGAGTTGGGTTACCGGCTGCTGCGGCGACACTGGGGCAAGGGGCTGGCCACCGAGGGCGCACGGGAGCTGGTGCGTCATTCTTTCCAGGATCTCGAGATGCAACGTGTCTTCGCCCTCACCCTGGCAGTGAACGAACGATCCCGGGCAACGATGGCCTCAGTAGGCCTTCAGTACATCCGGACCTTCCACGAAGACGACGACGATCGCGACGGCAGCGAACTCGGCGCCGTTGAATACGCGCTCACTCGAGACCAATGGGAGTCAACGCACCGAGGGCGCGACGCCCTCGGTGTGACCTAACCGCCCGCGAAGTGGTGCACCCGGAGCGCGTGCCCGCATCCTATGGCTGTGCCTGACAGATGTCATGGTGAGGTCGTGACTCACGGCCGAGGCAGCGCGGCGCCCCGCGAGCGAGCCTGGTGGACATGCACAACACACCCTCTACCCTGCTCCCCCGGCCCGCACGCACTCCATCCAGCGCGAACGGTGGTGTCGCCGCGGTCGAGATCACGAACTTGACCAAGTCCTACGGTGCCGTGCGGGCAGTTGACGACCTCACGATGCGTGTCGAGCCTGGTGAGATCGTCGCGGTCCTCGGCCCGAACGGCGCCGGCAAGTCGACCACGAATGAGATGATCCTTGGTTTGGCGAAGCCCGACGCAGGCTCCGTTTCGGTTTTCGGACTCGAGCCGCTCGACGCTGTGCGTTCCGGACGGATCGGCGCGATGATCCAGGCCGGCGCACTGCTCTCCGACGCCCGAGTGATCGACGTCCTCACGCTGATGTCGGGTCTGCACGCGCAGCCGCTCCCGGTGCCCGAGGTAGTCGAGCGAGCAGACCTCGGCGGGTTTCTGAAGACGAGGACGGACCGGCTCTCCGGGGGCCAGGCCCAGCGTCTGCGGTATGCCCTCGCACTGCTGCCCGACCCCGACCTGCTCGTACTCGACGAGCCGACAGTGGGGATGGACGTCCAGGCCCGCCGCAATTTCTGGCGTTCGATGCGAGAGTTCGCCGACGCCGGGCGCACAGTGCTGTTCGCCACCCATTACCTCGAGGAGGCTGACGACGTCGCAGAGCGGATCATCGTCCTCGCGGCGGGCCGGTGCGTGGCACAGGGCACCGGTGACGAGATCCGGTCGCGCGCCGCGGGGCGCACGATCACCCTGGCCGCCGTCGGCCTCGCGTCAGCCGACCTGAGCGGGCTGCCGGGCGTCGTCGCGCTGGAGAGGGTCGGCGCCCGCTGGCACCTGCACAGCACAGACTCCGACCGCACCCTGCGCGCCCTGCTTCCCGACGATCGCGTCCGCGACGTCGAGGTCAACGCAGTCAAGCTCGAGGACGCCTTCCTCGCCCTAACCACCCTTCATGTCAGACACGGAGAGACCTCATGACCACTATCCCTGCCCGACGCTCGACGATCCAATCGACCGGGTTGCCGCCGGCGCTCCACTACGCATTGCACAGTGCGGTGCTTACTGCCAAGAACGTCAGCTTCGTGCTCTTCACCGTCATCATGCCGGTGACCTTGTATCTCGTCTTCTCGGCCATGTACGGCGAGTCAGACGGCGGGCTGGCCTCCGCGATGATCATGGTCTCGATGGCCGCATACGGTAGCCTCGGGGCCGCGATGAGCGGGGGCGCACAGCTCGCGCTCGAGCGCCGGTCCGGCTGGTTCCGGCAGCTGATGATCACGAGTGTTCCACCGCGCGTCTTCCTGTGGGCGCGGGCGGCGGTGACCATGCTGCTCGTGCTTCCGGCGTTGCTCCTCGTCTTCGTCGCCGGCGGATCGCTCGGCGGGGTCACCGCCACCGTCAGCCAGTGGCTTGCCTCGCTCGCCCTGCTGTGGCTCGGCCTCCTCCCGATGACGGTGCTCGGCATGGTCGTCGGAGTGTGGGTCAAAGCGGAGGCGGTCCAGGGTGTGACGACCATGCTTCTTCTTGCCCTGTCGCTGCTCGGCGGTCTGTGGTTCCCGGTCGAGGCCATGCCGCCGGCCATGAAGGCCGTGGCGCCCCTGTTCCCCACGTACTGGCTGGGCGAACTCGGCCGATTCCCGTTTCTGCCGGACGCGATCTTCCCGTCGGGTGCGATCTTGGCGCTGGCCGCCTGGTCGTTGGTCCTGACAGTCGTCGGTGCGCTCGGCTATCGTCGAGCCGCAGCCACCAGCAAACGCTGAGCGGGAGGAGGTGCCATGGCTCGATCATTCCTCAGCGGCCTGTTACGGCCCGCGCCGTTCGCGCGGAGCGACGACCGCGACACCGCGCCGTGGGCGCTCTCCGGCAGTCCGACCGACCTGCCGTATCGCTGGCGGGGAGTACGACCCAACCTGCTTCTGACGTACCTGGTCGGCGTCGTCTTCCTTGTCTTCGCGTTCCCGACCATCACCGATGGGGTGGGTTCAATCGGGCTCGCCCTCAGGATCGGCTATCTGGCGCTGCTCGCGGTGCTCTACGTCGGAGCAGCGTGGACAGCCGACAGGTCCCTCCGGCTGCGC from Microbacterium pumilum carries:
- a CDS encoding GNAT family N-acetyltransferase gives rise to the protein MSQATLQTDRIRLVPLGDEHLELEVELDSDPEVMRYLTGDARTRAQVEKAHGLRLATAEAVSGLGFWVGFVEDEFVGWWLLQPAGWGEETLLPGQAELGYRLLRRHWGKGLATEGARELVRHSFQDLEMQRVFALTLAVNERSRATMASVGLQYIRTFHEDDDDRDGSELGAVEYALTRDQWESTHRGRDALGVT
- a CDS encoding ABC transporter ATP-binding protein, giving the protein MHNTPSTLLPRPARTPSSANGGVAAVEITNLTKSYGAVRAVDDLTMRVEPGEIVAVLGPNGAGKSTTNEMILGLAKPDAGSVSVFGLEPLDAVRSGRIGAMIQAGALLSDARVIDVLTLMSGLHAQPLPVPEVVERADLGGFLKTRTDRLSGGQAQRLRYALALLPDPDLLVLDEPTVGMDVQARRNFWRSMREFADAGRTVLFATHYLEEADDVAERIIVLAAGRCVAQGTGDEIRSRAAGRTITLAAVGLASADLSGLPGVVALERVGARWHLHSTDSDRTLRALLPDDRVRDVEVNAVKLEDAFLALTTLHVRHGETS
- a CDS encoding ABC transporter permease, which gives rise to MTTIPARRSTIQSTGLPPALHYALHSAVLTAKNVSFVLFTVIMPVTLYLVFSAMYGESDGGLASAMIMVSMAAYGSLGAAMSGGAQLALERRSGWFRQLMITSVPPRVFLWARAAVTMLLVLPALLLVFVAGGSLGGVTATVSQWLASLALLWLGLLPMTVLGMVVGVWVKAEAVQGVTTMLLLALSLLGGLWFPVEAMPPAMKAVAPLFPTYWLGELGRFPFLPDAIFPSGAILALAAWSLVLTVVGALGYRRAAATSKR